The following proteins are encoded in a genomic region of Oncorhynchus kisutch isolate 150728-3 linkage group LG18, Okis_V2, whole genome shotgun sequence:
- the LOC116354792 gene encoding proline-rich receptor-like protein kinase PERK14: MTPLNQGLFFHGARPRIRARENKSEWNKTNRLTTGGCYRPTRGRDGTVCHSSLTVTFHGPSPPSLPVQYPRSLPLSSSLTVTFHGPSPPSLPVQYPRSLPLSSSLTVTFHGPSPPSLPVQYPRSLPLSSSLTVTFHGPSPPSLPVQYPRSLPLSSSLTVTFHGPSPPSLPVQYPRSLSLHLLPHCDLPRTKPSVTTGSVSQESAPQLLPHCDLPRTKPSVTTGSVSQESAPQLLPHCDLPRTKPSVTTGSVSQESAPQLLPHCDLPRTKPSVTTGSVSQESAPQLLPHCDLPRTKPSVTTGSVSQESAPQLLPHCDLPRTKPSVTTGSVSQESAPQLLPHCDLPRTKPSVTTGSVSQESAPQLLPHCDLPRTKPSVTTGSVSQESAPQLLPHCDLPRTKPSVTTGSVSQESAPQLLPQVCGDVVIVRGQFYWEVDVCNSTL, encoded by the exons ATGACGCCCCTCAATCAAGGTCTTTTCTTCCATGGTGCTCGTCCCCGT ATACGTGCACGGGAAAACAAATCTGAATGGAACAAGACAAACCG GCTCACCACTGGAGGGTGCTATAGACCTACAAGAGGAAGAGATGGAACAGTCTGTCA CTCCTCCCTCACTGTGACCTTCCACGGACCAAGCCCTCCGTCACTACCGGTTCAGTATCCCAGGAGTCTGCCCCTCAGCTCCTCCCTCACTGTGACCTTCCACGGACCAAGCCCTCCGTCACTACCGGTTCAGTATCCCAGGAGTCTGCCCCTCAGCTCCTCCCTCACTGTGACCTTCCACGGACCAAGCCCTCCGTCACTACCGGTTCAGTATCCCAGGAGTCTGCCCCTCAGCTCCTCCCTCACTGTGACCTTCCACGGACCAAGCCCTCCGTCACTACCGGTTCAGTATCCCAGGAGTCTGCCCCTCAGCTCCTCCCTCACTGTGACCTTCCACGGACCAAGCCCTCCGTCACTACCGGTTCAGTATCCCAGGAGtctatccctccacctcctccctcactGTGACCTTCCACGGACCAAGCCCTCCGTCACTACCGGTTCAGTATCCCAGGAGTCTGCCCCTCAGCTCCTCCCTCACTGTGACCTTCCACGGACCAAGCCCTCCGTCACTACCGGTTCAGTATCCCAGGAGTCTGCCCCTCAGCTCCTCCCTCACTGTGACCTTCCACGGACCAAGCCCTCCGTCACTACCGGTTCAGTATCCCAGGAGTCTGCCCCTCAGCTCCTCCCTCACTGTGACCTTCCACGGACCAAGCCCTCCGTCACTACCGGTTCAGTATCCCAGGAGTCTGCCCCTCAGCTCCTCCCTCACTGTGACCTTCCACGGACCAAGCCCTCCGTCACTACCGGTTCAGTATCCCAGGAGTCTGCCCCTCAGCTCCTCCCTCACTGTGACCTTCCACGGACCAAGCCCTCCGTCACTACCGGTTCAGTATCCCAGGAGTCTGCCCCTCAGCTCCTCCCTCACTGTGACCTTCCACGGACCAAGCCCTCCGTCACTACCGGTTCAGTATCCCAGGAGTCTGCCCCTCAGCTCCTCCCTCACTGTGACCTTCCACGGACCAAGCCCTCCGTCACTACCGGTTCAGTATCCCAGGAGTCTGCCCCTCAGCTCCTCCCTCACTGTGACCTTCCACGGACCAAGCCCTCCGTCACTACCGGTTCAGTATCCCAGGAGTCTGCCCCTCAGCTCCTCCCTCAGGTGTGTGGGGACGTGGTCATCGTCAGGGGTCAGTTTTACTGGGAGGTGGATGTCtgcaacagcactctgtag